A genome region from Anastrepha ludens isolate Willacy chromosome 3, idAnaLude1.1, whole genome shotgun sequence includes the following:
- the LOC128857743 gene encoding amyloid-beta-like protein, giving the protein MLISNWSVSGKAAAATAAENSGSNEAASPRWEPQIAVLCEAGQVFQPQYLSEEGRWVTDLNKKTSGATCLRDKMDLLDYCKKAYPNRDITNIVESSHYQKIGGWCRQGALNSAKCKGAHRWIKPFRCLEGPFQSDALLVPEGCLFDHIHNASRCWPFVRWNQTGAAACQERGMQMRSFAMLLPCGISLFSGVEFVCCPKHFKTDEIRVKKTDLPVIAPAEITNSNVDVTNDDDNDSNYSKDAGADDDLDDDDDLMGDDEEDEMVADEAAAGEANSSNAEDLNGEYDSSEDLDNYEEDGGGAADEQSDNWELQNGSSSGAKPIAVKSNADEAGGAKGKLGVESVVKGAAGMMADGPAALATQQQLPAAPSTSQPTVDPYFTHFDPHYEHQSYKEAQQRLEESHREKVTRVMKDWSDLEEKYQDMRLADPKAAQSFKQRMTARFQTSVQALEEEGNAEKHQLAAMHQQRVLAHINQRKREAMTCYTQALTEQPPNAHHVEKCLQKLLRALHKDRAHALAHYRHLLNSGGPGGLEAAASERPRTLERLIDIDRAVNQSMTMLKRYPELSAKISQLMNDYILALRSKDDIPGSSLGMSEEAEAAILDKYRVEIERKVAEKERLRLAEKQRKEQRAAEREKLREEKLRMEAKKVDELLKSQTEQDSGASGAGSSASSSSSSSAALGESKVNSKELGQLVDPTKLAQSEKDSTGGEEYADVTVSTKTQTVLPTVDDDAVQRAVEDVAAAVAHQEAEPQVQHFMSHDLGHRESSFSLRREFAHTHANKEGRNVYFTLSFAGVALLAAIFVGVAVAKWRTSRSPHAQGFIEVDQNASTHHPVVPEEKIVANMQINGYENPTYKYFEVKE; this is encoded by the exons GCCTATCCGAATCGTGACATCACCAATATCGTTGAATCTTCGCATTACCAGAAAATCGGTGGCTGGTGTCGTCAGGGCGCTTTAAATTCGGCCAAATGCAAAGGGGCACACCGCTGGATCAAACCATTCCGTTGCTTGG AAGGACCATTCCAATCGGATGCGCTTCTCGTCCCCGAAGGTTGCCTCTTCGATCACATTCACAACGCTTCGCGCTGTTGGCCATTCGTGAGGTGGAATCAAACTGGCGCCGCCGCTTGCCAGGAACGCGGCATGCAGATGCGTAGCTTTGCCATGTTGTTGCCGTGCGGCATTTCGTTGTTCTCGGGAGTGGAATTTGTTTGCTGTCCGAAACATTTTAAAA CTGATGAGATTCGCGTCAAGAAGACCGACCTACCTGTTATCGCCCCAGCTGAGATTACCAACAGCAACGTGGATGTGACCAACGATGATGACAATGACTCCAACTATTCCAAGGATGCTGGTGCTGATGATGATCTGGACGATGATGATGACCTAATGGGCGATGATGAAGAGGACGAGATGGTCGCTGATGAAGCAGCTGCTGGTGAGGCGAACAGTTCCAATGCCGAAGATTTGAATGGTGAATATGATTCAAGCGAGGATTTGGATAACTATGAGGAGGACGGTGGTGGTGCAGCTGACGAGCAGTCGGACAATTGGGAATTGCAGAATGGTAGCTCAAGCGGCGCGAAACCCATAGCGGTGAAGTCCAACGCAGATGAAGCGGGTGGCGCAAAGGGCAAATTGGGTGTCGAATCGGTGGTTAAGGGAGCTGCTGGCATGATGGCTGATGGGCCAGCCGCATtggcaacacaacaacaattaccCGCAGCACCATCGACCAGCCAGCCCACCGTCGACCCATACTTCACCCACTTCGATCCGCACTATGAACATCAGAGCTACAAA GAAGCCCAACAGCGCCTCGAGGAATCGCATCGCGAGAAGGTCACACGTGTCATGAAGGACTGGTCCGATTTGGAGGAGAAATACCAAGATATGCGCTTGGCCGATCCAAAAGCCGCACAGAGCTTCAAGCAGCGCATGACAGCACGCTTCCAG ACTTCTGTTCAGGCACTCGAAGAGGAAGGCAACGCCGAGAAGCATCAGCTGGCCGCTATGCATCAGCAGCGCGTTTTGGCACACATCAATCAGCGTAAACGTGAAGCGATGACCTGCTACACACAAGCGCTCACCGAGCAACCACCAAAT GCTCATCATGTAGAGAAGTGTTTGCAGAAATTACTGCGCGCTTTGCATAAGGATCGCGCACATGCTTTGGCGCACTATCGTCACCTTTTGAACTCCGGCGGCCCAGGTGGCTTGGAAGCTGCTGCCTCGGAACGTCCACGCACTTTGGAGCGCCTCATCGATATTGATCGGGCTGTCAATCAGTCGATGACCATGTTGAAACGCTACCCCGAACTGTCTGCCAAGATTTCACAGCTAATGAATGATTATATTTTGGCATTGCGCAGTAAGGACGACATACCCGGCTCATCGTTGGGCATGAGTGAGGAAGCGGAGGCAGCCATTTTGGATAAGTATCGCGTTGAGATCGAACGTAAGGTGGCGGAAAAGGAGCGCTTGCGTTTAGCCGAGAAACAGCGTAAGGAGCAGCGTGCCGCCGAGCGTGAGAAATTGCGTGAGGAGAAGCTGCGCATGGAGGCTAAGAAAGTGGATGAACTGCTGAAGTCACAAACCGAACAAGATAGCGGCGCCAGTGGCGCTGGCTCTTCTGCCTCGtcgtcttcttcctcttctgcaGCTTTGGGAGAGTCAAAAGTGAACAGCAAAGAGTTGGGGCAACTTGTAGATCCCACAAAATTGGCGCAGAGCGAAAAGGACAGCACTGGCGGTGAAGAGTACGCCGATGTCACTGTCAG CACCAAAACCCAAACCGTCCTGCCCACAGTCGATGATGATGCCGTACAGCGAGCTGTTGAGGATGTAGCAGCTGCTGTCGCTCACCAAGAGGCCGAGCCACAGGTGCAACACTTTATGTCGCACGATTTGGGCCATCGCGAATCG AGCTTCTCGCTGCGCCGCGAATTCGCACACACGCATGCGAACAAGGAGGGACGCAATGTCTACTTCACTTTGTCTTTTGCTGGCGTTGCATTGTTAGCGGCCATCTTTGTTGGCGTTGCTGTGGCCAAGTGGAGAACATCTCGCTCGCCACATGCGCAAGGCTTCATTGAGGTTGATCAG AACGCCAGCACACATCACCCCGTTGTACCGGAGGAAAAAATCGTGGCGAATATGCAAATCAATGGCTATGAAAATccaacatacaaatatttcgaGGTGAAGGAGTAA